The Agrobacterium vitis region TCCAATCGGGGCCTAAGTTATTCTATGGCAATGAAAATTTTCAACGTTTGGTGAGGGCTGGAAATAAGGGCTGTTCACGACCTGTTTGAATAGACGATTGGCGCATAAAACAGTTGAAGGAGATCGCTTGATATCGTTTAACCGCGGGGTGTCGCCAAGACTATCTTCTGAAGCAGGACCATCATGACAGAGATTATGCCGAAATCGCCCGCAGACCTGTTTGCATTTCTCGACAGCCTCGGCATCGAGCACCGGACAGTGTCACATCCGCCGGTCTTTACCGTGGCCGAATCGGTGTCCCTACGCGATGAGATCCCTGGCGGCCATACCAAGAACCTGTTCGTCAAGGACAAGAAGGATCAGTTCTTCCTGCTGGTGGTCGAGGAAAACGCTATTGTCGATCTGAAGACCGTCCATACGCTGATCGGTGCGGCCAGCAAGGTGTCCTTTGGCAAGCCGGAAAAGCTGATGGAGTATCTGGGTGTCG contains the following coding sequences:
- a CDS encoding prolyl-tRNA synthetase associated domain-containing protein produces the protein MTEIMPKSPADLFAFLDSLGIEHRTVSHPPVFTVAESVSLRDEIPGGHTKNLFVKDKKDQFFLLVVEENAIVDLKTVHTLIGAASKVSFGKPEKLMEYLGVVPGSVTAFGAINDTGNKVTFVLDADLMQHEIINCHPLSNDATTSIGRDDLLRFLMATGHEANVLKVTA